The window CAGCGACGAGCCCTGCGGGAAATGCAGGGTGTGGTAATTGCTGTCGTATTGCTCGTTGACGTGGGGGATGGCGGTGGGAACGTCGGTGGCGATGTCCTGGTAGAGCGTGCCGCCGAAGGCCACGTTGATCAGCTGGCAACCGCGGCAGATGCCCAGCACCGGCTTGCCCGCCTCGATGAACTCATGCAGCAGCTCCAGTTCGTACATGTCGCGCACGCGGTCGCCACTCCATTCGGGACGGGTCGCCGACTGCGCATAGCTCTGCGGCGAGACGTCCGCGCCGCCCTGCAGGACCAGTCCGTCCAGATGCTTGGCGTAGTCGCGCAAGCGGATGTTGCTGGGGTGGACCAGGCCGTTGGTATTGACGGTGGGGATCATGAAGACCAGCACGTCGCGCGACATGACCCACTGGGCGATCGATTCTTCCAGGTATTGCAGGGTCTTGCTGCGCAGCCCCTTGGCGCCCGCCTCGGGGTGGAAGATGCGGGCCGACACGCCGATCTTGAGCGTACGCTGCATGACACGGCGACCCGCCTTGTCCGACAGTTGCCGCAAGCGCGCCGTCAGGAAGCGCCAGGTCTGCGCCCACGGCGCATCGCCGGCGTGATGCGGCGGCGGCACGGCCGAGTAGGGACTGTGGGCAGACTGCTGAGCCTGCTGGGCCTGGCCGGCCGGCGCAGATTCGGGACTGGGCTGGGCTGGCGGGACGGCTGGCGGGGCCGCCGCTGCGACCGGAGCCGGAGCGGCAGGAGCGGCAGCAGCCGGCGCAGGAGTCTGCGAGGCGGCCGGTGTGCCAGAGGCGTCGGCGGAGACAGGCTGGGCCGGGGTGGAGGGTCGGTCGGGCGGCAGGTTGGCTTCGGAGTCTTGGATGTCGGACATGGCTGCAATCAGGGGTCAATAGGGGGCACTGCGGCGAGCGTCATCCTCAGCCGCGCAAGGCTGCGGCGGAGAATCCGGGGAGTGGCTGAGTATAAGCGCATTGCCGGGCTTTGGACACCTGCGCGCGGGCAGGCGCTTTCCGGCAAAACGCCGTGACGCCGTAGCAAGCAGTTTCGTACAAGCCGGGCGCGTGCTTTCGTGGCAAACTCCTTGCGCTCACCAGAGCAGACAACACCAAGCCCGCCCATGTTCCGGCCAATTTTGCAGCTCGTTTCTCCCTTGCCCGATTCCCCATGCCCAAGGCCCTCATCCTCTACGCCCATCCCACCGCCGAGCTGTCGCGCACCAATCGCCTGCTGCTCGATGCGGCCGCGCGCCTGCCGGAAGTGCAGATCCATGACCTCTACGAACACTACCCCGACTTCCACATCGACGTGGAACACGAACAGCAATTGCTGGGTACGGTCGAGCTGATCGTGATGCAGCATCCCATCCACTGGTACAGCATGCCGGCCCTGCAGAAGCAGTGGCTGGACAGCGTGCTCACCCGCGGCTGGGCCTTTGGCCACGGCGGCCATGCGCTGCACGGCAAGCGCTTCTGGCTGGTGGCCACCACCGGCGGAGAGGAAGCCGCCTACCGCCCCCAGGGCCGCCACGGCCATCGCTTCGCCGACTTCCTGCCGCCCTATCAGCAAACTGCCGCGCTGTGCGGCATGCAATGGCAGGAACCGCTCATCCTGCATGGCGCACACCATATCCCGCCGGAACAATTCCAGCGCCATCTGCAGCATTATCTGGCGGGCCTGCAAGCATGAGCCCGCGCCCGCTCCACCCCTTCTTGCCTTTGCCCTTGCCCTTCTTCACGCCCACGACTGGAACTGCCCATGGATGAACAACTGCTCATCGCCCTCGTCTATCTGCTCGCGGCGGTGGCCGCCGTGCCTATCGCCAAGCGCCTGGGGCTGGGCGCCGTGCTGGGCTATCTGCTGGCCGGCATCGTCATCGGTCCGTGGGGACTGGGGCTGATCACGGAGGTCAAGCATATCCTTGAATTCTCGGAGTTCGGGGTGGTGCTGCTGCTCTTCCTGATCGGCCTGGAACTGGACCCCAAGCGGCTCTGGGCCTTGCGCCGTTCCATTTTCGGCTGGGGCAGCATCCAGGTCGCGGCGGTCTCGCTGGCCTTGCTGGCGGCGGCGCTGGCCGCTAGCGTGCCCTGGCGCATCGGCCTGATCGGCGCACTGGGGATGTCGCTCTCATCGACCGCCATCGCCCTGGCGACCCTGGGCGAGCGCAAGCTCACGGCCACGCCGGCCGGTTCCGCGGCCTTTTCCATCCTGCTGTTCCAGGACATCGCCGCCATCCCCATGATGGCCGCCGTACCACTGCTGGGCGTGGCGGCCAGCCAGGGCAGCGGACAGGGCTGGCTGCACGCGGGCCAGGTGGCGCTGGTGATTGCACTGCTGATCTTCGGCGGGCGCGTGCTGATGCGCCCCATCCTGCGCATCATCGCCAAGACCGACATGCGCGAGATCTTCACCGCCTTCGCGCTGCTGCTGGTCATTGCCACCTGCCTGCTGATGCAATCGGTGGGCATGTCGATGGCGCTGGGGACCTTCCTGGCCGGCGTGCTACTGGCCGATTCCGAATATCGCCACGCACTGGAAAGCGATCTCGAACCCTTCAAGGGCCTGCTGCTGGGCCTGTTCTTCATTGCCGTGGGCATGTCGGTGGATTTCGGCGTCTTCTTCGCCCAGCCCTGGCGCATCCTCGGCATGGTCCTGGGTTTCCTGGCCATCAAGACCTGCGTGATGTGGGCGCTGGGACGCTGCTTCGGCATCCCGCGCGGGCAGCAATTGTTCTTTGCCTTCCTGCTCTCGCAAGGCGGGGAGTTCGCCTTCATCGTCTTCGGCGCAGCAGTCACGGCCAAGGTGCTCACGCCCGAGACCTCGTCGCTACTGGTGGTGGTCGTGGCGCTGTCGATGCTGGTCACGCCGCTGCTGTTGCTGGTGCATGACCGTCTGCTGGTGCGCTGGATGGAAGGCGGCAAGCGCCGCCCCGAGGACAAGATCGATCCCCAGGACCATGCGGTCATCATCGCCGGCTTTGGCCGCTTCGGCCAGATCATCGGGCGGCTGCTGGCGGCCAATGGGATCGGCGCGACCGTGCTGGACCATGATCCGGACCAGATCGATTTCCTGCGCAAGTTCGGCTTCAAGGTCTTCTATGGCGACGCCACCCGCATCGACCTGTTGCGCACCGCCGGGGCGGACAAGGCGCGCGTGCTGGTGATCGCCATCGACGATGCGCAGGCAGCGCTGGAGATGGTGGACAAGGTGCGCGAGGAATTCCCGCACCTGCAGATCGCCGCCCGCGCCCGCAATGTCACCCACTACTACGACCTGATGGATCGCGGCGTCACGGTGCTGGAGCGCGAGACCTTCGAGAGCGCCCTGCACATGGGCCGCCAGGTGTTGCAGCAGCTGGACTTCGGCGCCTATCGCGCGCGCGAGGCGGCCATGAAGTTCCGCGCCCATAACCTCAAGACCCTGGAAGCGCTCTACCCGCATTACAAGAACCAGGCGCAGATGGTGTCCATGGCCGTGCAGGCGCGCGAGGAACTGGAAGCCATGTTCGCCGGCGATCGCCAGGCCATGGAGCGCGAGCACAGCCATGACCAGTGGCGCGGCGAGCCGCCGCCGCAATAAAAAAGGGCCGGAGACGCTTGCGCGCATCCGGCCAAATCCCTCACTGCTTACTGCTTACCACTTACTACGAGGCTACTGCTCACTACTTGCTACTCACTGCTTACTGCTTACTACCTACTGCTCACCGGTACTACTCACTGCCAAACACAAAACCACACAAATCATTTAAATCATTTAGCTAATTCAACTCATCGGACTCAATTCAGCGCCAGCGGCACGAAGATCTTTTCGTCGCCGCGCTCCACCAGCAAGGCCACGTTCTTGCCCGCGTCGGTGGCCAGCTTGCGCAGCTGCGCCACGCTGGAGACCGGGGTGCCATTGACCGCCAGGATCACGTCCCCGCTCTGGATACCCGCCACCGCTGCCGGACCGCTCACGTCTTCCACCAGCAAGCCCTTCTGCCCGCCCAGCTGGGCCTGTTCATCCTTGTCCAGCGGACGCACCGCCAGGCCCAGGCGGCCCTGGTCATCGGACTTGCTGGCCTTGGCGTCATTCTTGGCCTGCTTCATCTCGCCCACGGTCACATTGATGGTGCGCACCTTGCCGGCACGCATCACTTCCATGGGCTTGGTGCTGCCCGGCGGCGTATCCGCCACCAGGGTCGGCAGATCCACGGAATGGTCGATGGCATGGCCGTTGAAGCTGATGATCACGTCGCCAGCCTGCAGCCCCGCCTTGTCAGCCGGACTGCCCTTTTCCACCGAGCTGACCAGCGCACCCTCGGCCTTCTTCAATCCGAAGGAATCCGACAGGGCCTGGTTCAGATCCTGTACCGACACGCCCAGGCGGCCACGCGTTACCTTGCCATGCGTGACCAACTGCTGTTCCACCTTCATGGCCACGTCGATGGGGATCGAGAACGACAAGCCCTGGAAGCCGCCCGTCTGGCTGTAGATCTGCGAATTGATGCCGATCACCTGGCCGTTCAGGTCGAACAGCGGGCCGCCGGAGTTACCCGGATTGACCGCCACATCGGTCTGGATGAAGGGCACGTAGTTGTCATCCGGCAGGCTGCGCGACTTGGCGCTGATGATCCCGGCCGTGGCCGTGTTGTCAAAGCCGTAGGGGGAGCCGATGGCCAGCACCGGCTGGCCGACCTTGACCCGGGACGGATCGCCGATCTGCACCGTCGGCAGGTTCTTGGCGTCGATGCGGATGACGGCGATATCGCTCTGCTTGTCGATGCCCAGCACCTTGGCCTTGAACTCGCGGCGGTCGGTCAGCTTGACCACCACTTCCTGGGCGCCATCGACCACGTGGGCATTGGTCAGGATCAGGCCATCCGGCGAGATGATGAAACCGGAACCCAGGCCGTGCATGATGCGCGGCTGCTGCGGCATCTGCAGTTGCGGGCCGAAGCGCTTGAAGAATTCGGAGAAGGGATCGTTGGGGTCGAGACCATTGTCGTCATCATCGGCCACCTTGCGCGCCTTGCCAGTGACGCTGATGTTGACCACGGCCGGACCATAGCGCTGCACGATGCCCGAGAAATCGGTGGCCGCCGCGACCACCGGTCCGGCCGGGGCAGCGGGCGCGGAATTGGACGCCACCAGCGGGGCGTTGACCGCGGCCGCGTGCGCCGACGGCAGGTCGGCGCCGCGAAAATAGACGTAGCTGCCGCCGACCACTGCGGCAATCATGACAGCCAAAGTGTTACGAACGAAAACGATGCGACGGCTCATCTTCTTCTCCTTGATCGAACGGGTAATCGATGGTCGGGGCTGGCTCGCCGCACTTGGCGGCGTATCGGCCTCAACCGTTGGAGTGAAGATTAAGCAGTGAAAATTAAGACAAACTTAAGGCCGGATGAATGCTGACTTAATGCTGGCTTAACGCTGGAAAAAGGAGCATTCATCCCAGCTAAATGCTCCCTTTCCGGGAGCAAGCGCCCTCACGCAGGCGATAGCGGAAACACCACCCGCGCCTGCAGCCCATGGCCGGTATTGCGCAACTCCACCGGCACGCGATGCAGGTCGGCGATCTGGCGCACGATGGCCAAACCCAGCCCGCTGCCGAAGGCGGCCCGGCTGCCGCTGCCCTCTTGGCTGTGCTGGGCGCGATAGAAACGGTCGAACACACGCGGCAGTTCGCTCTCGGCGATGCCCGGCCCGCTATCCTGGACCACCACCGTGCAATATCCGGCTGTGGACAGATCAACGCCGACATCGACCACGCCGCCGGCCGGGGTATAGCGCAAGGCATTGTCCACCAGGTTGTTGAAGAGGATGCGCAAGGCATCGGCATTGCCTGTCACGCGCAAGGGCCGGCCATCGTCGCCCTGGTCCGACAACCCCAGGTCGATGCCGCCATGCTCGGCCACCGAGGACAGGTCGCCCACCACGCTCCCCAGCAAGGCGCGCAGATCGACTTGCGTGAAGCTCATGGCATCGGGCTCTTGCCGGGCCAGCGTGAGCAGCTGGTGGACCAGATGGGTAGTCCGTTCCAGCCCGTTCTTGAGATCGGCGAAGGCGGCGCGGCGCTCCTCCTCATCGACAGCGCGCTCGGCCAGCTGCGTCTGCAAGCGCAGGGCGGTGAGGGGCGTGCGCAATTCGTGGGCGGCATCGGCAACGAAGGCGCGCTGGGTCTCGGTGGCGTGCTTGAGCCGCGCCAGCAGATCGTTCAAGGCGTGCGTGAGCGGCTGGATTTCCTGCGGCATGCCCACATCGGCCAGCGGCTGCAGCGAATTCATGTCGCGCGCGGCCACCTCGGCGGCCGCCTTGCGCACCGGCGCCAGCCCACGGCTGACCGCCACCCACGAGAGCACGCCGATGAGCGGGAACAGCAACAGCAAGGGCACCACCGTCTTGACCGCCATCTGCGCCGCGATCTCATCACGCGCACTCTGCGGCTGCGCCACCTGCACCACGGTACTGCCGATCTGGGCGCTGTAGACGCGCCACATGCCGTTAGGCCCGCTGACGTTGGCAAAACCCAGTTCGGCCTGGCGCGGCATGGCGCCGCGTGCATGCGAGTGATAGATGACCGCGCCACGGCTATCCCAGATCTGCATCATGATCTCGTCTTCCAGCTCGGGGAACTGCTGGCCCGGCGAGATCGGCGAAAATGCCTGGCGCGGCAGCGAGGCGGCGATCTGGCGCATCTGGTAATCGAAGATCTGGTTGGCTTCGCCACGCGCCTGGAAATACAGCGCCACCCCGGCCAGCACAATGATGGAGAACAGGCCCAGGCCCAGCCACAGCAGCAGCTTGTTGCGCACCGAGTTCATGCCGGCACCAGATAGCCCACGCCGCGCACGTTCTTGATGAAGTCGCTGCCGACCTTCTTGCGCAGGGCGTGGATGTGGACTTCGACGGCATTGCTCTCGATGCTGTCATCCCAGCCATAGAGCTTTTCTTCCAGCTGCGCGCGCGAGAGCACCACGCCAGGGCGGTCCATGAAGGCCTGCAAGAGCGTGAACTCGCGCGCCGACAGGTTGACCGGCTTGCCACTGACCGTCACTTCATGGGTCGCTGGATTCAAGATCACTTCGCGCACCTGCACCAGGCTCTCGGCGCGCCCCGCCTGGCGGCGCGAGAGGGCGCGCATGCGGGCCGACAGTTCTTCCAGGTCGAAGGGCTTGATCAGGTAATCGTCGGCGCCGGCATCGAGCCCGGCCACGCGGTCGGCCACAGCATCCCGCGCCGTGGTGATCAACACAGGGATGGCATTGCCGCGCTCGCGCAGCGTGCGCAAGACCGCCAGCCCATCCTTCTGCGGCAGTCCCAGGTCCAGCAGCAGCATGGCGTAGTCCTCGGTGCGCAGCGCCACGTCGGCCGACTTGCCATCCTGCACCCAGTCGATGGCAAAGCCATCCTGGCGCAAACCCTTGCGCACCGCTTCGCCCACCATGGGATCGTCTTCCACCAGCAATACGCGCATCTCAGGGCTCCTTGGATCAATCTCAGAGTAGCTTCGCCAGCAGGAAGACCACCACCGAGATCAGGATGGTCGAGGCGAAGGGCAGCGAAAAGATGCGGCCAAACAAACGGAAACGCAAGTCCCCCGGCAAGCGGCCTATCCCCAGTTTTTCCAGCCAGGGCAACAGCGTCGAGAAGACGATGACCGAGAGAAAGATGACGACGATCCAGCGAATCATGCGCCTCTCCTCAGAGCCGGTGGGTACGGTCGTGGCGCAGCATGCGCTGCGGCCATTCGACATTCTTGCCAATGGCCAGCACCTTGAACAGCTCGCCCATCTCGGCCGGGGAAATCAGTTTCTGCATGCCATTGGCCAGCGGCAGGTAGCGTGCGCTGTCCTCGGGCGAGGTGCGCAGCAGCAGCTCGCCGATGCCGGCATTGAGCAGGAAGGCGCCCTGGCTGGTATAGGCCAGCACTTCGGCGCCCTCTTCCACGGCGGCCACCGCCATGGCAGTGAAATCGACGTGGGCGGTGATGTCCTGCAAGCCCGGCCAGTAGAAGGGATCGGTATGGGCGTGATGGCGGTAATGGCACATCAGCGTGCCCTGGTCGCGGTCGTGCAGATAATATTCTGCGGCCGGGAAACCATAGTCCGGGAGGATCGCCAGCGCACCCGGCCCGCTGGCCAGCATGCGGCCCAGCGTGTGCATGAAGCCGATGGCCACCGGCGCGACTTCGGTGAGATAGCCTGGCGGCAATTCGTGGGCATCGGGAATCTGCGCCAGCGGCAAGTCGTCCACGCTGCGGTCCTCGAAACGCAAGCGGCCTTCTGCATCGAGCGCCACGCCGCGCTCCTGCCAGCCTTGCTCGGCCTTCACGGCCAGGCGCACCGGCATGGCGTCGAGCACTTCATTGCCGACCACCACGCCCGAAAATGTTGCCGGCAAGGCATCGAGCCACTGCACCAGCGGCGCAAAGGCGGCCAGTGTCTGCTGTTGTCGTGCGCGCAACTGGGCCGAGATTTCCACGATGAAATAGCGCTGCGGCAAGGCCGCGCGCGCTTGCAGTTCGGTCAGGATATCGTGGGCCAGCTTGCCGGTGCCGGCGCCGAACTCCAGCAGTACATTGTCCACTGACGGGCTGGCGGCGATCACCTCGGCGGCCAGGCTGGCCAGGGTCGCGCCGTACAGCGGCGAGATTTCCGGGGCAGTTGTAAAATCCCCCTCTTTGCCCAGCTTGGCCGAACCACCGCTGTAGTAGCCGACCTGCGGCGCATACAGCGCCAGTTCCATGTAGCGCTGGAAGGAGATCCAGCCGCCGGCCGCGGCGATCTCGCCGGCGATCTGGTGCTGGAGGGTGTGCGAGGCGGCCTGTGCGTCCTCGCCTGGTTCGGGTAGTTGCAGTTGCATGGGCCGTATTGTAGTAGAACTCATTTCATCGATCGTCGCGAGATGCGTTCTGGCGTATTGGAAACCGGGAACATGACATCACCCTCTTCTGCAGGCATCGCGCTGGTCACCGGCGCGGCACGGCGCATCGGCCGCCACATCGCCCTGGCCCTGGCGCAGTCGGGCTGGGACGTGGCCGTCCATTACAACCGCTCGCGCGAAGAAGCCGACACGCTGGTGCGCGAGATCGAAACCCTGGGCCGACGCGCCCTGGCCGTGCAGGCCGAGCTGGGCGATGAAACCCAGGTGCGCAGCCTGCTGCCCCAGGCCGCCCCGCTGGGACGCATCTCCTGCGTGGTCAACAACGCTTCGCTATTCGATTACGATGACGCCGCCAGCTTCGGCAACGAGCGCCTGTTGCGCCACATGAGCGCCAACGTCGGTGCGCCGGTGCTGCTGGCGCAGGCCTTGTACGAGGCCACGCCGCAAGGCCAGCAGGCCGTCGTCATCAACCTGCTGGACCAGAAACTGTACAATCCCAATCCCGACTTCCTGTCCTACACCCTTTCCAAGGCGGCGCTGCACAGCGCCACCACCCTGCTGGCGCAGGCGCTGGCGCCCAAGGTGCGGGTGGTGGGCGTGGCGCCGGGCCTGACCATGGTCTCGGGCGACCAGACCGAGGAACAGTTCGGAAAAGCCCACCAGGTCACCCCGCTGGGCCGTGGCAGCACGCCCGAGGACATTGCCGCTGCGGTCTGCTACGTCGCTTCGGCGCGGGCCGTGACGGGTACCACCCTGCTGGTCGATGGCGGCCAGCATTTGCTTCCCCTTTCGCGCGACGTCATGTTCGTGGCGAAATAACCTTTATATTTCTGATCATGCTCTTCCTGTCCCATCCTTCCCTGCAAGATTGCCGCCGCCTGTTCCTGCGCAACTACGAGGTGTTCATCAACATCGGCGTGCACGAGTTCGAAAAGAAGGGTGAGCAGCGCATCCTGATCAACGTCGACCTCTACGTCCCGCTGGCCGAGACCACGCCCACCGCCGACCACCTCGACGAAGTGGTGGACTACGACTTCATCCGCTCGACCATCGCCCAGCGCATGGCCCGTGGCCATATCCACCTGCAGGAAACCCTGTGCGACGACGTGATGACGGCCATGCTGGCCCATCCCAAGGTGCGTGCGGTGCGGGTGTCGACGGAGAAGCCGGATGTGTATCCGGATTGCGATTCGGTGGGGGTGGAGACCTTCCGTATCAAGACGGTTGGCTGATCCCACTGCCGTTGGCCCTGCCCGAACCCCGAACCCCGCCGCTGCGGGGTTTTATTTTTTCGAGAATGGCCTGCTGTTTGCCACTTCCGCGCCGCTCCCAAGGTGGTAGCATGCTACGGTGCGTCGATGCGCATCATCGCCCTCTCCACCTTACGGACTTTCTGGACCGCCCACCCTGCGGCGGAGACTGCGCTGCGCGCCTGGTACGCGCTGGCCAGCCGGGTGAACTGGAAGACACCCGCTGATATCAAGGCGGCCTACCGCAACGCCAGTTTCACCAGAAACAATAAAGTGGTGTTCAACATCAAGGGCAACGATTACCGCCTGGTGGTCGCCGTGCGCTATGACCAGGAATTGATCTACATCCGCTTCGTCGGTACACATCGCCAATACGACGCCATCGATGTCGAAACGATCTGAAGGAATGTCACATGCCCATGCAACTCAAACTGATACGCACCCGCAAGGATTACCGCGCCGCGCTGGCCGAAGCCGAGCGTCTGTGGGACGCGCCGGCCCGCTCGGCGCAAGCCGATCAACTCGATGTCCTGACGCTGCTGATCGCCCATTACGAGCGTGCGCACTTCGCCATCGATGATCCCGATCCCATCGACTTCCTGCTCCATGTGATGGAGGCGCGCGGTTTGTCGCGCAAGGATCTGGAGCCCTACCTGGGATCACGCGGCCGCGTCTCCGACATCCTCAACCGGGTACGTCCGCTGACCCTGGACATGATCCGCAAGCTCAGCGCCGGCCTGAACCTTCCGGCTGATCTGCTGATTCAGCCCTATCCGGTGAGGTCGGATTGCGCCGAATTGCTCAGCGCCTGAAGCCGCCAAGAGAAATGCCGTTCAGTCTGCACTGAACGGCATTATCAAGGTGACCAAGGAGCCCAGGCGATCCCGCCTCACCCTCGCTACATCCCCATATACCTTCCCGCCCGATGATTCAGGGCGATGATCAGGTTGGCCGTCACCGCTCCCAGAATGGAAGCCAGCAAGACCTTGGGCGCGACCACCCACAGCGAGCACAGCACGATCACCACATCCACGCCCATCTGCAGCTTGCCCGCCCGCAGGCCATAGCGATCCTGCAGGAACAGCGTGACCACGTTGATGCCGCCCAGGCTGGCGCCATGGCGGAACAGCATCACGAATCCCACCCCGATCAAGAGGCCGCCCAGGACGGCGCTGTAGAACAGGTCCAGCTTGCCGTAGCTGATGAAGTAAGGATGCATCAGCGAAAATCCCGACACCAGCGCGACTGCGCAGAAGGTCTTGAGCATGAAGCGCTTGCCCATGCGCCGCCAGGCGAAGTAATAGAACGGCAGGTTGATGGTGAAGAACACCGCGCCGAACGGCAGCCCCGTCAGGTAATGCGCCAGGAAGGCCAGTCCGGCCGTGCTGCCGGTCAACAGGCCCACCTGGGTATACATGTTCACGCCCAGCGAGATGAAGAGCGTACCGGCCACCAGCGCCAGCACGTCCTCATAGCTCCTGTGACGTACATCGGCCGCAGCCACCACGGCCTTGCCTGCCACTTCAGCCACGCAACACCTCGGCCATCGTCTCGGCCACGCGTGCAACGTTGCTGTCGTTCAAGCCGGCCACGCAGATGCGGCCGGTACCCACGGCATAGACGCCGAACTCTTCGCGCAGGCGATCCACCTGCGCAGAGGACAG is drawn from Herbaspirillum seropedicae and contains these coding sequences:
- a CDS encoding YitT family protein — its product is MAEVAGKAVVAAADVRHRSYEDVLALVAGTLFISLGVNMYTQVGLLTGSTAGLAFLAHYLTGLPFGAVFFTINLPFYYFAWRRMGKRFMLKTFCAVALVSGFSLMHPYFISYGKLDLFYSAVLGGLLIGVGFVMLFRHGASLGGINVVTLFLQDRYGLRAGKLQMGVDVVIVLCSLWVVAPKVLLASILGAVTANLIIALNHRAGRYMGM